The DNA window ctctcctttcggCGAGCCGCTGGCACCGGGGGCACTGCTGGCCGCTTTTAAAGCAGGTCCTGTGGTAGCACGCGTTACACTCTGGAAAGTAACACAGACAGTCATTAGACATTTATAGCTATAACTGATTTACAGAGTGAAAAAGTAAAGCTACAGTAAACTGTTTTAAATACTTCTAATAATATActgtttaatatataaataagcagCCGTTCTGGCACTTTAAAtgttactattatttttattattattattgttattaatgcaGTGTAGTTCTGTTATTATGTTTACATGCACACAGAGCTTGGACTGCTTATTGATTTATGTAGTGCATGAAATTGATTATTAGAATTTCTCTTTTACGTAGGCAAGAGTGTTCTGTCATCTGAACATGGCATGAACTGGACTTTACAGTCGGGTCTTTAagtattttaacagtgacattTGTTTTGCAATTTTGCCTCTATACACCATCACACTGACCGCAGTCATTGACTGCAAAGGATTTGCAtccaaatataaaaaacaatccTTATATTTATCATTGTAAagactgtccaattacttttgatcCTGTGGAAATGAATCAACTATGTAAATAAATGGCTGTAAGTTAGTTATtgcagtgtttctgataaacaaacaaacatcagcAGAActtcaaaaagaggtggtgaaTGGCCTGTGCTAGGAGGAGTGCTAGTCTTCGCCCTCCttgtgttgggggcattgctagtgatagagGAAGGTGTTTCAAATTGGGTAAAATGGGtagaataataaaagaaaaaatagagCTGAAAGTGACTTCAAATCACATCCTGCTTGCTCCATTTCAAATCCACTGAAGTGGTGTAGAGAGGCAAAACTACTAAAATTAAAACAGATACTTATTAACTCAAGTGtaatttttagtttttctgaatttaataaaaaaaaaaaaaaagctgatgtGAATGAGCTTGGAAGTGATGTTTTGTCCCAGGCTGTCTGTGGTCATTTGGAGACAAAGATTGTTCCACAGATACTTTATCTTGTCCAAATCGGCCAGTCAATCCCTTACAAACTACAATACAGGCCCTCCCCTGCTAAAGGTAATCCAGCTTGCCTAAGGCTTTAGCCATTGcagccactgctgctgctgaataaCTTAAATATAACCAGGTCACAGTACTACAGTCAGAGGCTGGGACGTTCTCCACCAGTAACGACAACACTGTGGTGTTCAGGTGGCGTTTCACTCATAAATACAAGATTAAGCTTGTTCAAGCTGAAAGCCGCGTCAGTCAGTCCAGTATTGCACCAATGTAAGCAAGCTGTGCTGCtgttgccattttttttttatgtctatGAAGTTGCTCAGTCCTCCCAGCAGCAGGGGGCACTCACCCTCACACCGCTTGCACTTGTTCAGTTCATAGGGGAAGATGATGTCTTTCTCGTTTCCGCAGAATTCACACACAAAGCCCTTTGCCTGGCAGAGCTGCAGAGAAAACAGAACAGCTTCAGGTCTCAGTTCACTTCTAGCtaaatcacacactcacaaaactCTTTGAGGGTTGGTGAGTCTGATCAGTACATAAAGAGCAACTGTGTTTTTCATAAGAGGGTAGAATGAGTGGTGTTTAACTGGGTTTACTggagtgcagtgtgtaataCATTAAACAAAATATGTTGAAGGCCTCATTTTTGACTATTTGAGCTTTTGTATCATCAAGAGAATCAATCTCCATTCATGAAATATCAGAATATGTAAcatgtacataaacacacaagttttgcccactccaaaacattttcAGAATGAGAATATGCTTGAGTCTAACTTTGTGCAAATCTGTGCTGAAGGCAACACAGTCAAGAGTAAACAATGCTTAAAACTTTACAAAACAGCAGGGAGCTCTTTATGGACTGTGCTTGTGTAAGACTCTGGTAACATTTCCAGAAACAGGACCCTGATTTGTTTGAATGCTCGGTTCATGTAAATGTTTGGTTCATccaaacactaaaacacaaacacaaaaaaaaagttttttcgAAAGCTTGGACTTATCGAAAGCCTGACGAAAGCTCGATACCGGCCGTGAAAGATCAATAATCACTCAAAGGCCAGATACTTACAGATACTACAGGTTTTTTAAATGCTCAAATCACCCAAAAGCACAATTTTTAAAAGCTTGGATTACCCAGAAGCTTGATTTGTGGATTTTGCTTGGTTCACCTGAATATCAGTACTCAGGCTATGTTCAGTGTGTTCTATGTGAAACCACAGATCCCTGGACAAAGTTCTCACCATGCAGCCGGAGACATGGGCAGAGCCGAGGCGGAGCAGCTCCCGCAGCTTTGGGGCGAGTTCTCCAGAGCGGACGGCAGTGAGGTCATTCAGAGAGAACAGATGCAGATCCTCTGTCAGGTGACCCGGAACAGAGTCAAAATCATCCAGCactctgcaacacacacacacacacgcacacctgtGTAACACACTGTACAGACAGAGCGGAACATCTCCCCAGGTGTTTAAAGTGCAAAATGTTCAGGGACTCACTCTTTGGCTAAGCGGCAGGTTTTAAACAGATTCTTCATGTGGAACAGCTGCACCCGCAGAACCtgaaacagaacacacagaacactcaatGACTCTAAAATAAACCAATCCATGTGTATTAAATCCACATGATGGATACAGATTCAGGTCAACTGTACTGGCTTGAAAATAATACACAGACGGATCATCGCTCTAACTAATCCGATCTGGATGCTTCGTGTTTTTTCTGTAAATACGTGCTTCTCGAGCACCTGCAGCCGAGAGGTATTTCCTCTTTGCTAGGTTTCCTCTAAACCtgttaaatatgtatatgtgtggtTTCCATGACTATTTTTTGCAGTGTACTGTAAGTGACGCCACCAGAAGTAGGAGCAACAGATTCCCACTGAACCGAACCAGTGCACTTCTAACCGATAGTAGGGAGCAGCTGGTGTGGGTTTTACAGGACACAGGTAGTCCACAAACAACAGAAGCAGTGTCTTAGCAGAATCACCACTACACACTCATGTGGACTCACTTCACTGTTGATACTTTGTGTCACATTATTACAGTGTCTCAcactgattcagagtgattgtACTGCagaattaaccccttaaacagcctatagtCTGCCATCTGTTCTTacaacttctattaccaagaatagcctcaccagtttgtacagagcaATACACCCTAGGGTGTAAtgagcctttctgcattaaggagTTAAAGTGTAGTCGggatcaataataataataataatgataatacaattattaatatttccaTAGATGTTGTTATTGTCGTGAGTACTGTCACGTACCCGTACTGTCTCCAGTGCTTTGACTTTCTTGTACAGTGTGGTGTTGATGTCGTTGGGGTTGAAGAGCGGGTCTCCTGCAATCTTTCCCAGCAGGTCCCGGGCGAAGTTACTGACGTAATATTTACTGAAGTCCCATTTCCTCAGGACACGTCCCGGCACCACAGCAACAGCGTTCTCATGGCAACACTGACAGAAATAACGACCTAAATACTCACAGTAGCGCAGCCTCTTGATGTAATCTGAAAGAGACACAgataaaacaaagacaaaggcTGAACATTTTGTTTATCCCCCCACAAACTAGACCTGCCGTGCTACGTCCAAATACTCAAATCCACCGACTGCCattcatctacatctacatcttgGGTTGGTATTgacagaacacagaaataggagagacagtaaacacacacctggGTCGATACGCGTACCACAGCCTGCACACCTGTAGTTCTGCTTAGCCACCACCACCTTTCTCctgaaacatacacacatacagagttaCACACCACTCCGGTGTGTGGACTGTCACAGTCTCTGAATTTAGTACACTTGACTAACAGAGCCACATAAACCCCCTGTTCTCAGTTGTGACTCACTTTGGTGCTGGGTGGGTGTTGAAGATGATCTGTGGCCGAGGCGGAGCCCACTCCAGATTCCCCCGCACCCGGATCCGTAGCTTATAGATATCCGCATGCTCTCCATCATCAGGTGAGATGGGCAACGAGTCTGGGATTGGAAGGagctacacagagagagacatagagagggaaaaagagagagatggagagaaaggaaGACTGTAATACAACGCAGGAACTGCTGGGGGCAGCAATGAGTGAGGAAATGGAGCTGGATAGTAAAATTAGATCTAATGAAATATGAATTCATATATTAACGAAGTGTAGAAATAGTGACTGATTACAGCTCTCTATAAACCTCTGCATACCTTCTGCGGTGCGTCATGTTCTGGAACCAGCCAGTCTAGTTCTGACGCTGCTGGGAGCTGCATCCCCTTAAACTGCCTCAACAGTCCCATCGCCACAGACTCGGCAGAGTTCGACtgcaggagagatggagaactgtgcacacacacacacgtttattATCAAGAAAAAGAATTGTGTTCGTCATCCGTGCAGAATAAAGAGCTTCAGGGATGCACAAATACAGAAATTCTAAacagtattattatatttttggtTTAATTCAAATTTACTGCTCTCTACAATGACCTGAATACCTACAAATATTCAGATTCTGTataatcactgctgtccaacGAAAAACATGTACCCATTTTTAGCCGTTTTAagttttctccatcatttgaaccctgtagctgttgcGTACAcggtgtaaataattctggatgaatggaccaatcgaaatgctctaaatagctcaGTAAAATAGCTCCTAAATAGCTCCTGTAAAgtcgccattttggagatacattttGGAGCTACGACAATATACAAATTTGGGATATGCAAATATTCTAATTTGGTCCGTACGAGATAAGATTTCCCAGCTAATATTGTATGACCATCCGTAAGAATCAGCACTGAAAGTGTATCAGTTTGACCGATATCTGATCAGTTCTGATATTTATCTGCTGATCACTAAAGTAGACTGATGAAGTGGTGGAGACCAGTTCTGtttatgtgaatgtgtgtttggggaCTTACATAGACTCTGAGCTGATGAAGGACCTGCTGGGAGTCACGCTGGGTTTAATATCCGCAtctgaggcacacacacacacacacacacacacacacacacacacacagttatagacAGTAAACATACTGCagtaaaatgaacagaaaaaacAATAACGATTATTCTCTGACAAACAATGATTCAGCACGACTGAGAAGCagaaacacagtgtaaactgaaCTGCACTGTTTTCAGCTACATACTCATACTGTGAGTAATActtgttaatattaatattgtgttAAATACTGAGTTGCATTGGCCGAGAAGGGGTTAaatcaaaaatatttttatttctgacactgttaaaaaaacctgctggtcttttaattattttcattcatttttattcagtaattattacaacaaaataaaacctacagaaagaaaatatttacaatcaaaataaaacatgaataaataaaaacatctgtATTTCAGAATACAAAAGTCTCTAACACAATTCAGCCTAAAAGCACATTTGTTTTAGTCAGTCCAGTTTCACTGTTTATTGCTTctgagtcacacacatacacaatgaggcaaatgcaaactgcatgctGATGAGCTAATGACTAATGAAGGCGCATGCAGAGAGcggtgtgtttgagtgtgtgtgcgcttgtgtgtgtatgagcacACGGCTATGAAAGGCTGAGGGGCAGAATGTGGAAAAAGCAGCAAAACCTCAAAGATTAAAAATACCTATTATttactgaaaatcccttgcgtttgtatatttgtgtgtttacAGCGTTTATAATGCGAGTTAGTGTTTATACAGTGTTGTACAGTGACTGTATAGTGCTCTGTAATGGCTATGTggtgttatatagtgtttatatgtAGTAATGTAGTTATATATAAACGTCTACATAAAAGTGTCATTCAGTATTAGGGTACTTCTATCGGATCAACAGACAAAAAAATCTACAGAAAACAGATCATGTCATAGCAGAAGCACTAAACACTGAGGAAAAGCAGTAAAGCTGCTAGTCATTAGAGACGCTCACCAACCAGCAACCAGGCCAGCAAGCAAAAACTACAGCAATGTCTCCTTCCTCCCAGCCAGAAAGCCGATAAACCTGGCTGAGAGCTGAGCTTAGCCCCTCCTGATTGGGAGCAGAGCCGAGCTCCTGACAGAGTTGGAGGAATCAATCTGCATAGCCCTCATGCTCCATAactttcattttctccttttgtGTGACTGGCTGTGGATGTGTGAGGTCACTACACAAAGGGGGGATTCAGGGATAACTAGAAGGTCTATAGTAGATTTCTAATCAAACTGCAAGTgtctgaatgaacacttactaCTAGTAATTACTACTAGTGTTTATTCATACATTTACTTTTTGCCTATTATGGCAGTGtaatcacacaaacacacacacacacacacaaacggcCTCAGGTGCATGAGctagcagcattagcatctctctctctagctctttctctctctttctgtacctGAGAACAGTGAAGCGAGGGACAATGACAGTCCACTCTGAGACGCCAGCAGGGCCTGACCGTCACAGCCATCTGAGAGACACAAACTacactcagcacacacacacacacacacgaacacccCACACTCCCCCCAACGCGTACAGGACGTGCTAATGTTCAGTAGTCTGAACATTAGCTGTTACGGTCTCTCTGAAACTCTCACTCTGTTTCAGTGAATTGAGCTGCAGCTGTTTTAGACCCTCAGAGCAGCCCTGCACCACGGTGACCCCAGCTTTATCTGACGCAGAGATGGGTAGCATGTTAGTGTGCTGACTATTATTGTGGTAAACAGTGTGTTGTTCGGAGTGTGTGCTGGAAGTCATTAGcgattaaagcaacattaaagcaacacatacttctttaccttcagatgcgCTTCTGTATCTCATCAACAAAAGCatatgtacagctgtccatgagggggcgctataagtgctgtttgtgttttcaacagggacattaaaagtgaattacacttcttGACTATAGGGGAAgccaaaaataccaattcttgcctaatgctgctttaaatactgCATGGATTTATCTAAGGCTAATTTAGCATAAAAATCATAATCATCTGCGTGTCAAAATGACATAATACATAGTGTATCAAGAAAATGTCTTAAGGATTGGGATATTTCATTTTTGCTGTATTGAAAAAACTCACAATGCTGCGTTTTCACAATGTACTGTGTATTGTATATCAATATTATCATGATCATACAATCAACCGTGATTAATGTTACATAATTTCTGCAATATTAGTTCTTATACCAGCATATACATGTTAAACAGTCCCTTCTGTAGATCTCAAAAGAGCCTGATCTGGGTCTCTGCAGAGCTTCAGCAGAACAAACTACAGGCTTTAAATTGATCAGAGAGAGAGTTCAGGGGTGATGTGGTTTCATGACATCACAGTgatgactgactgagtgactcAAGCAAATCAAAAGGGATTGATTGATCAGCACAGATGAAAAATGACACCAATGAcacacagactgacacacacagacacctccTACCTCTCAGCTCAAagtcctccacctcctcagcCGAACCAGAGTCCGAGTGGTGAAAGGAATCGTGGGAACTGAGTGGCGAGCCGCTGTCTGTGGAAGCGAATGCTGATAAAACAGACACAGTCATGAGCCTTTGTCTCACTTCAGCTCCAGTTTACCAGGATTTCCATTCCAGCCAAAAGCTTGTGCTGAAGTCACGTGCGATGGTGTGTAATATTCTATGCCACAGCCTCATCGCCTTACGGTTTAACACAATAACCACAATATATATtcttgtgtattcatctgtctAAGTTCTCTCACTTTAATTCCCAGCATGCACTACGCAAGGCCATAATACAGCCACTGGTAATCCTCCTACAGCAATTCAAATAATAAAATCCACTGATAAGTAAATACAGATTTTTCAATTAGGTCACATTTGGTACCTGGAACCGGTACTTTTTTAGTACCTGCTTGCTTGTGGTGCTGAGTAGGGACTAAATGGTGTAAACCTTGCAGAATGCTGATTGGCCAGAGAGAATAGTCACTATACGTGATGCAATACAGACATCCAGGACAAACCAGCCACTTGTAAAATCTTCAAGCTACAGTAGGAATCACATTTGCTTTTTTTCGACTCACTTTATCAAAtatcattttaatttcattgatTCAGAGTGCAAAATCCGATTTATTTACCACAAAAATATTACTCTCTTCAATGTATTTGGTGACATCAACAGCTACACTTCAGGGGGAGCTGTGGTAGTGGAGAACCCCCTGCTTTTCTTCTGTATTCGCCAtctaacaaaaataaatacttcAAAACAGCCCCACCCCCTATAAATCCACCCAAAGCAGCTGTAACTGTTTAAAAGCTCCGCCCACCCTCAAGATACATCAAAATATCCCCCTTTAACTCAAACTTATCTGAATTGTTAATCATCAGTCCCAGTGACATCATGTGGGAGTGTATGCAGTCCATAAAAACAGAaagtaatgaaagcttacaGCCCACCAATGGctgttagcatggtgctaacaaATTATATTGATTTAATGCTGAACTTTCACTTTAGtgtgctttagtgtgtgtgtgtgctcaccaCGCTGCGAGGAGCTAGGCTGCAAACGGTTGTGACGAATCTGCTGTCTGCGCAGGCGGATTTTCTGCTTTAGCTGCTGGATCTCAGAGTCGCTGTCTCCTTCCTCCTCTGCCTCCTCTGCCCTCCGGCACATGTTACACTTCATCAGCTCAATCGCAGCTATCAGAGACTCCGAGATGCTGAAGTGAGCGTTCTCCTGCAGGGGTGCAACAGAGCACTCAGCACCACAAATAGTAGTCAGTTTACTTATTATACAAACATATGATTGTTCTCACCTTCTCCAGGTCAGCACAACTGCCGAAGTCCTGCTCCGACAGGTAACTGATCAGACTCTGACCCTCCGATGGTTTTCTGAACATCCCATCAGGAACAGTGCTGTACTGGAAACCATCTacagacacacaaaaacaaacaaacaaacaaaagtgaTCAGCATGTGTTTCTGTAGCAAGTAAAGCACTGCCGGAGCTGGATTAGTCGGTCTTGTGATTATTGtggagtgatattaatccagtatgaatctgcagtatgtgTAGATCGTACTGTTTGACAGTAAAAACTGTGAAAtgattctaatccagtatgaatctgcagtgtgtcgCTTTTAAAGTCTGACAGTAACAACTGTAAAGTGAtattaaaccagtatgaattcctCGCTAATAGATACAGATGCAACTGCACAGTGAGTTACTGTTATTAAATTCCAAAAATATCTGTGCTGACCTTTCACTCCCAGCTATCTGTGGAAACGTGAGGAGATTATACAGATCCTTCATCCCAAATGAATTGGTCAATCAAATCCTGCACATTATGACAGATTCCCCACCTCCTGGGGGAAGCTTGCTGAGCTCCAGCAATTCTACCAAGTATTTTAGCAGTAAAACAGTGCTGCACTCACTGGCCTCCATGTAGAGCGAGctctggctgctgctgctgctctggggAGAGAATGGACCATAACTCTTCACACACGCCTCATCCACCACAGATTCTGAGgaacgccacacacacacacacacacacacacacacacacacacacacacacacacacacacacacacaaatacacatacacacatacagaattaTCCACACAGTTAAGAGATATTTTATCTGATTATTCTcagatacacaatatacaggGAATGTGAACGAAATAGtggaaaaaaaatgataaaaagtctatacaaataaattttaatTCACATGCCGTGTGTTTATTTCTATGAATAGCTTTTTGTTAGGGCTGAAAGATTAATcatttttttacacaattaaTCTCTGTTTGAATTTGAAATGAACGCATAAACTTCCTGCTGATGACCAATCAGAAGCTGCCAATTGTGCGTGATCATTTAtcttacattatttattttgttattcattgttattcatatatatatgtgaagcACTAATACAGGTTTGAAATTTAAGTCAAATACTGCAACAGCAAAATTGTGCAGATTAAACAGATCTCCCCAAATCGTTCAGCCCTACGTTATCACTGCTAAACAACCTGTAAACAAATACAAAGCGCACAAATACAAAGCAGTAAAAtaaacagcagctgtgaaacATGCAAGAGAATCAGAAAGATGGAGGCGCAGGCTCGGATGGAGGAGTAcaaatagtgtgtgtgaatgggagGGGGAGTGTGTGCAGCAGCAGAGCACTGCAGACCTGCTACAGGATCTTCTATAATAATGGTGATTTTCCTGTGGCCGCCTGGTTCacagagtgagaaaaagagagagagagagagagagagagagaaacagaacccCACAGGGCAGAGGGCGAGCAGTCAGTGAAGGATTAGCAGAAAGATTAGCAGAAAGATTAGCCGGGACTTTTCATTTATAAACTACATCACAGCATTACAGCAGGCCCCACCCACATTACAACAAGCCCCACCCACGCTACagctgagaaagaaaaaacccaGAAGGAATACATttaaagagtgagagagtgtcatccagttaaaacaactgccacacaaacacacacacacacacacatcaggttACACCCATCCACATTACAGTATCCCCACCCACACTACAACAGACCCCCACCCACATTACAGCATCCCTACCCACGTAACAACAAACCCCACCCACgctacaattaaaaaaaaaaaaaaaacagaaagacttAGAGTGAAAGAAtgttctgtcacacacacacacacacacacacacacacacacacacatacacacacatacacacacatacacacacagacctgttGTTCTGCTCAccttgtttgtgtttctgtgtcaCCCCTGTGTCAGATAGTGACCTTGTGTGACCCCTGAAGCTCCGCCTCGTCCCCCGCTGTGTGTCGGAGAAGGAGCTGCGACGGGGTTGTGCAGGAACTGGGGCGGAGTTGCTGCCCATTGCAGGAGTCTCGCTTCTGTGGGCGGAGATACTGGAGTGTCTCCGCCTCCCCAGGTTGCCAATGGCGAGGTACTCTGGCCCATCATCTCCATCTGCATCCACACTCTCCACCGGTTCTGGCTGAGTGGTGCTGGGGggctcacttacacacacctgCGGGACCCCTGAGCCCCCCTCACCATGACCACGCACACATGGAGCCCCCACTGCACCTACTGAACAGCTGCTTGCTATGGCCTCTGTGAAaagaaatatacatacacaccacaCCGTGTGGGTTTATCTGACTGCGGCAAGATTGATCTGATTAACCGGTTTATATGACAGTAGAGGGCTTTATGACAACTGTAACAAGGATAATTTGATGGTAGCAAGGTTTATCTGACTGGGGGGtgtacagtggggcaaacaagcattgtaaaaagcatttcaaggtcctggagtggcctagccagtctccagacctcaaccccatagaaaatttgtggagagagttgaaagtctgtgtcgCCCAGCggcagccccaaaacatcactacTCTAGAGCtagagatctgcatggaggaataggccaaaataccagctacagtgtgtgcaaacctggtgaagacttacaggaaacgtttgacctctgtcactGCCAACAAAGTTTAGGTTACACAAGGTATTGAGCTGAAATGAAAATCCTTATTtttcaccataatttacaaataaattctttaaaaatcctacaatgtgatttcctggattatttttctcattttgtctcacatagttgaagtgtacctatgatgaaaattacagacctctctcatctttctaagtaagagaacttgcagaatcagtggctgactaagtACTTTTTCTAATTACTATCTGAAGTGAATCTGACTGTAGCTGAGTTTGCCTGCCTCTAGCTATGTCTAAATGGCTGTGAAGGAGTTAATCTGGCTGTGGAGGAGTTAATCTGAGTAGTAGCAGGTTCAGTCTGACTGTATAAGGGTTTATCTGACTGTAGACAGGTCTTATCTGACTGTATCTGACTTATCTGAGTGAAGCGGGACAAGTCTGACAGTAGTAGGACAAGCCTGACTGGGTTTTATGTGCTGCTGTGTAGGAAGTGTGCGTGGTAATTTGGTAAATCGCATTTCAGTAAATATCGCCGTCATGATTCACAGTTACAATCAgcttcattcacacacacagacacgtggAGATTAATGACTCTAACCCAGCTCACTGGAAGAAGCATGGTGTACTGTGTGCAGGCTTTTAGTCTCAGTCTGGAACAATTCCACTCTCGAATTTCTCTACTCCTCAAGTTTCTCTCCCACCCTTGCCCCTCAGCTCTCTCCATAAAGACACTTCTGTTCTCTTTTGTCCTGCTCTGTTTCCTGAATCCTTCACAGTGCTAAAAACTCCATGGACTGCAGATTCTCGCTGTTACAATATACAAAAGATTTGATAACTATCAGATGAGTTGAGTTAGGTGTGTTACAGGAGCAGCAGTTCAGGCTGTAAGCAGTAGCAGGACTGAGTATTCCTGCTGCAGTGGAAAGGTGTGGGGCATTTCAGCTGATCATGAGTGCTGGAGTGAAGGCTggagtgtgtattgtgtaaaGTGTGTGCAGTGTTCTAACCTGAGTTGGTCTCTGAGTATGGTGTGTTGCCCTCTGTGAGGGAGCAGTGTGAGGTGTGTCTGCGGATGGCAGCTAGCGGCGGCTCTGGAGGCAGCAGGTACATGCTTTGGCTCTTCAGCAGGCCAAGGGGAACCGGCTCCTTCAGCTGGGACAGCTGCAGAacacaccaaaacaaaaaaaaacacatacacagcgTGGCTGTTACAAAccaaacaacaaataaacaaacaacaccCTACTGAGAAATGAACCCAGCTGTGTTCCCCAGCCCagctccagcacacctgatttgtGAATGATCTCATTAACATACTGGTGCCACAATTTTAAAACCTCCTTTACACCATTTAAAAGCTGTCCAGCTGTCTCCAGCTGTCCTTCACACTCTGTGGACATTTCATAAGGAATAaaaaatggtccaaaaatggtacttggaataaaatcctgTAAAATTCTCATTCTAGTCATTATAAGAGGTTTTCTTACAGCAGCATAGAGTGTGAACTAAGCGTGTGTTAGAGCAGGTAAACACAGATGTGCATAAAACTCATAAAACatacaaatgtattttatttataacacCTTTAAAGAGTGCAAAACCAGTAGCACTGTAATGTTATATGATGTGTTTCAGCCCATCATTTCACCCTCAGTTAAAAAATGTCTTGTTTTTGGGTTGCAGGACtgtatgttaatgttaatgaccGCTCCTCTCATCAGCTGTCTcgagagagggaaaaagacaAGGGGTGCAGCTTTGTTTGGCAGAGAGGAAATCAACAATGGCTACTTCATCGACATACTGTTGA is part of the Salminus brasiliensis chromosome 17, fSalBra1.hap2, whole genome shotgun sequence genome and encodes:
- the rubcn gene encoding run domain Beclin-1-interacting and cysteine-rich domain-containing protein isoform X2 encodes the protein METSTETDAAERRREHWKLLSNLKTTVEGLLSTNNPNVWSRYGGLQRLHKDMNNILSHGLKHEQVYYKQKDYWQFVWYLRFISPSLARHVEQFSHLEPVLRSGVYGVGGEGFKAERWLLHSLQSHLLSSQLRPLLTHTSNTRKYYSDEAFLLSEPHVSAMLQCLEAVEQNDPRLLALIDTVRVRELSQLKEPVPLGLLKSQSMYLLPPEPPLAAIRRHTSHCSLTEGNTPYSETNSEAIASSCSVGAVGAPCVRGHGEGGSGVPQVCVSEPPSTTQPEPVESVDADGDDGPEYLAIGNLGRRRHSSISAHRSETPAMGSNSAPVPAQPRRSSFSDTQRGTRRSFRGHTRSLSDTGVTQKHKQESVVDEACVKSYGPFSPQSSSSSQSSLYMEANGFQYSTVPDGMFRKPSEGQSLISYLSEQDFGSCADLEKENAHFSISESLIAAIELMKCNMCRRAEEAEEEGDSDSEIQQLKQKIRLRRQQIRHNRLQPSSSQRAFASTDSGSPLSSHDSFHHSDSGSAEEVEDFELRDGCDGQALLASQSGLSLSLASLFSDADIKPSVTPSRSFISSESISPSLLQSNSAESVAMGLLRQFKGMQLPAASELDWLVPEHDAPQKLLPIPDSLPISPDDGEHADIYKLRIRVRGNLEWAPPRPQIIFNTHPAPKRKVVVAKQNYRCAGCGTRIDPDYIKRLRYCEYLGRYFCQCCHENAVAVVPGRVLRKWDFSKYYVSNFARDLLGKIAGDPLFNPNDINTTLYKKVKALETVRVLRVQLFHMKNLFKTCRLAKEVLDDFDSVPGHLTEDLHLFSLNDLTAVRSGELAPKLRELLRLGSAHVSGCMLCQAKGFVCEFCGNEKDIIFPYELNKCKRCEECNACYHRTCFKSGQQCPRCQRLAERRERMARKNMEEEEDGSGT
- the rubcn gene encoding run domain Beclin-1-interacting and cysteine-rich domain-containing protein isoform X4, whose protein sequence is METSTETDAAERRREHWKLLSNLKTTVEGLLSTNNPNVWSRYGGLQRLHKDMNNILSHGLKHEQFSHLEPVLRSGVYGVGGEGFKAERWLLHSLQSHLLSSQLRPLLTHTSNTRKYYSDEAFLLSEPHVSAMLQCLEAVEQNDPRLLALIDTVRVRELSQLKEPVPLGLLKSQSMYLLPPEPPLAAIRRHTSHCSLTEGNTPYSETNSEAIASSCSVGAVGAPCVRGHGEGGSGVPQVCVSEPPSTTQPEPVESVDADGDDGPEYLAIGNLGRRRHSSISAHRSETPAMGSNSAPVPAQPRRSSFSDTQRGTRRSFRGHTRSLSDTGVTQKHKQGGHRKITIIIEDPVAESVVDEACVKSYGPFSPQSSSSSQSSLYMEANGFQYSTVPDGMFRKPSEGQSLISYLSEQDFGSCADLEKENAHFSISESLIAAIELMKCNMCRRAEEAEEEGDSDSEIQQLKQKIRLRRQQIRHNRLQPSSSQRAFASTDSGSPLSSHDSFHHSDSGSAEEVEDFELRDGCDGQALLASQSGLSLSLASLFSDADIKPSVTPSRSFISSESISPSLLQSNSAESVAMGLLRQFKGMQLPAASELDWLVPEHDAPQKLLPIPDSLPISPDDGEHADIYKLRIRVRGNLEWAPPRPQIIFNTHPAPKRKVVVAKQNYRCAGCGTRIDPDYIKRLRYCEYLGRYFCQCCHENAVAVVPGRVLRKWDFSKYYVSNFARDLLGKIAGDPLFNPNDINTTLYKKVKALETVRVLRVQLFHMKNLFKTCRLAKEVLDDFDSVPGHLTEDLHLFSLNDLTAVRSGELAPKLRELLRLGSAHVSGCMLCQAKGFVCEFCGNEKDIIFPYELNKCKRCEECNACYHRTCFKSGQQCPRCQRLAERRERMARKNMEEEEDGSGT